Below is a genomic region from Phalacrocorax carbo chromosome 10, bPhaCar2.1, whole genome shotgun sequence.
AGGTACCTGTACTGAAATACACATACCCATACTGGAATGTGGGTTCCAGTACTGGGATGCAGGTACTGGTACTGGGAAGCAGCTACCGTACCATGATGCAGGTACTGGTAATGGGATGTAGGTACCAGTACCAGGATGAAGGCACCAGTACTGGGATGCAGGTACTCTACTGGGATGTGGGTACCACACTGGGATGTAGGTATCAGTACTGGGATGCAAGTACTGTACTGGGATGTGGGTACCACACTGGGATGTAGGTATCAGTGCTGGGATGCAGGTACTGTACTGGGATGCGGGTCCCAGCACAGGATGCAGGTACCAGTACCAGCCTACCTGTACCACCCTGCCGGTGCTCGGGGCCAGTTCCCTCCCGGGGCCGAGTCCCGGGACCAGGGCTGCCGGCGGGGTGGGTCCCGGTTCCGCGCgcgccggcgggggcggcgcggggggtTGGAGCTGCGCCGCGCCGCGCGCTGCGGCGGGGGCGGCTCCGCTCGGCTccgcgcccgcccccgccgccccgctgccATCGGCGGCTCCCGGCGCCGCCGCTCGCCGCTCGCTCCCGGGCCCGCCGCAAcgcggggctggcggggagagccgacccccccgccgcccccgccgcccgcgccgctCCCCTGCCCGGCTCGCCGGCCCCGGGCGCGGGGGAGCGGCGgagcccgccgcccgccgggtGCATGGACAGGagctccctgctccagctcaTCCAAGAGCAGGTGAGAGCCGGGGGGGCCCCGCCGGGCACTAGGCACCGCTCTCGGTGGGGGGGAGACACGGACGGAGGGGTACGGGCACCGGGCTCCGCTCCGAGGGGGGGCCGCCGTGCACCGGGCATCGCTACCGGGGGAGGGATGCTTGCATGCACCGGGCAGGGCTGCCGCGCagcgggcagcgctgcccggtGCCTGCCAGACCCGCTGGCAGCGCTGCCCGCCCAGGGCGGGTACCGCACTCGGCGGCCCTCGCTCAGcttcccccagtgccccccatcACAGCCCCGGGGGACCCCGGCCCATTTTTGGCGGCTGAGACCGCGTAACTCAGCTCACTTGTGGCCTCGTCCTCGCCGCGGTGCTCCCCGCTTCGCCTGCCCCGGGCTGGGCCGGGTGCACCCTCAAGGGCGAGGGGTGCTGGGCAGCCGAGCCCCAACACCTGCGGTGGTGCCGAGTCCCAGCTCTGGGTGTGGGATggggccccggggctgccgtGGGGCTCAGCCACCCCGGTGAGGTTCGTCTTCACAGGGGGCTGCATCCAGCCCCGTGACCTGATTGCAGGATCAGGCCGTGGAGCATTAACGCTGCGTAGCGGTGGGCTCCGCTCCGctggcaggatcaggccccaaCGCGTTAGCACCCGCTGCATCCCGTCCCCGTCCCTGCCCGGTGCTCGGCCCCGAGCAGCTCGGCCATCTCGTCCCTCCGTCCCCACCCAGCCCAGGCCGAGCCAGCAGCTTTcccctgggggtggggagggaattTATTGGGGGTCAGGATTATTAACGGTCCCCCCTCACCCCCGGCTGGCTCCATGACCTTGGCCAagtccccccacctccctggccTGGGAGCCGTGGTGCTGTCCCCCATGTCACCCCTCCAttgggtgctggggctgtgtgCACCTCCAAGCCCTTTGGGGATGAGCAGCATCTTCCCCAGGTGAGAGCAGGACCTGGGGGagcctggcagggctgaggGGCTGGGTGGGCTGAGGATTGGGCCTCCCGGGGGGGCTGCAGTGGgtcagaggggctggggtggggggagatgcACCCCCAGAGTGTAGAGGGGCTTCTGGCCACTGTCAGGGCTCCCTGGGGGCCGGTGAGCTCAGTGTGCACTGGTGCATGGGTCAGGTCCCGTGTGGCACACGCACGTGGCACCTGTGGGGCAGTGTGTGTGGCTTGTGGGGTGCAGGGCATGGGTGGTGCTGGGGTGCTCTGAAGCCCCGATGGCTGGGGCTACTCCCAttggctggcagctgcagcGAGGCTGTAAGCACTGCCTGCACCCCGCATCCTGtaccctgcaccctgcaccccgcATCCTGCACCCTACTCCACAGCCCATATCCCACACCCTGCACCCACACTGCCTCGGGCAGGGACTCTAGGCAGCTGGACCGCACCTTGGGAACGCGGCTTTGGCTGTTCCCGGACAGGGTGCACACCGGGGTGGGCGTGTGACCCTGTGCTCCCAGCactccctctcctgcctgtcccatgAGGACGAGTTTCCTCTTCCACATTTCATTCCCtggcaaagaaaggaaaaaatccaacaCTATTCACAGGGTAAATCTGTGGGGCGCAAAGTCCCAGCCACCCTCGGCAGGGCTCGAGCTGTGCCCTAGCCATTGGTGCCCTCTCCCTGTCTCCATTGTCCTCATGCCACCCCAAGTTCCTCATCTCCATGAGCAGGACCGTGTGGGGTACCCCATGGtgtggggtgcctggagggCTCAGGGTGCCTGGTCAGTGCcaggagccctggcacagggtgTCCAGCGTGGTGGAGCCCAGCGTCCAGCAGTGAGGGCAcgtgagaggaggaggaggaggaggagaccaGTGCCAGGGCTACGCGTGTGTTTAGCTTCGTGGCTGCCTGGCTGGCAGGCTGCCGGCGGCAAGAAATAACTGAGTGGGAGAGTGTTGGCTGTGCCGTGGGGAGACAGGATGCCAGCACGGCATGGGGCACCCACCTGGCACGGAGCACCTACATGATGCGGGATACAGGCTGGGTGCGGGTTGTAGCCTCCCTCACAGAGGCAGGAGCCAGTGTCGTGGAGTGGCACATGATGCCGCCAGGCTTGAGGCCAGGGTGAGGGGTCTCCCCCACAGATCAGGGAGCCTCAGCCCTGTCATCCTGGTAATGCCCCATGCTGTGTCCCCCAGCTTGACCCCGAAAACACTGGCTTCATCGGGGTGGAGACGTTCGCCAGCCTCGTGCACAGTCATGAGCTGCCCCTGGATCCTGCCAAGCTGGACATGCTGGtggccctggcacagggcaaTGACGAGGGGCAGGTCTGCTATCAGGAGCTGGTAGACCTGGTCAGTGCTGGGGGGCCACGGGGATGGGTTTGAGCGGCTGGGTGCCAGCCCAGGGTGGGCATTGGGCACCTCCCTgtgcccctggggaggggggcagacATCGGCGGTTCCCAGGAGCCCCTCTGGCATGGGTTGATGGCATGACCTTGGGGTGGCTTGTCAGGCTGGTCCCACCGGGGTGACGGTGATGGGCAAGGGGTGGCCACAAGCCCACTGGCCCAAGCTGCCCCTGTGGCCCCCACGGGCATGGCCTCTCTCCGCAGATCAGCAGCAAGCGCTCGAGCAGCTTCAAGCGCGCCATTGCCAACGGGCAGCGAGCCCTGCCCCGCGATGTGCTGCTGGACGAGACTGGCCTGGGCTTCTACAAGCGCTTCGTCCGCTATGTGGCCTACGAGATCCTGCCCTGCGAGATGGACCGGCGCTGGTACTTCTACCAGCACCGCACGTGTCCGCCCCCTGTCTTCATGGCAGCCGTCACCCTCACCCAGGTATGGGGCTGGCACCTGAGCTTGGCTGAGGTGTCCCAGTGCCCATGGGGAcctggggtggaggggagaggTGACACTGGTTGTGATGTCCCCTTGCCCATATGGGGCCCTGGACCCAGGGCTGGGTGGACATGTCATCCTGGTTGTGATGTCCTGGTGCCCATATATGGTCTCAGACTcagggtggaggggaaggtTGACCCTGGTTTTGATGTCCCAGTCCCCATACAGACTGAGAGGCAGGGTGGAGGCCATGGGTGACCCTGGTTGTGCTGTCCTGGTGGCTGGCAGGGGCTCAGACCCAGGGCAGAGGGGACAGGTGACTCTGGTTGTGATGTCCTGATGCCGATATGAGGTCTCAGACCCAGGGCGGAGGCCACAGATGATCCTGTTTGTGAAGTCCTGGTgaacatggggggggggggctcagccccgggGCAGAGATGCCAGGTGCCCCAcatcccagcaccctgccccaggCCAGAGGGACGGGTGGGGGTCTCAGTGGTACTAGGGCTGACGGCCATGGGGTTTGGTGCAGATCATCGTGTTCCTCTGCTACGGGGCCCGCCTGAACAAGTGGGTGCTGCAGACCTACCACCCCGAGTACATGAAGAGCCCCCTGGTCTACCACCCTGGGCACCGGGCACGCGCCTGGCGCTTCCTCACCTACATGTTCATGCACGTGGGGTAGGTccatgctgggggggggggcacccggggcTGCATGGGCTGAGCCACCGCGTGTCCCCTCCTGTGCCCGGgcaggctggagcagctggggtTCAACGCCCTCCTGCAGCTGATGATCGGGGTGCCCCTGGAGATGGTGCACGGCATCCTGCGCATCAGCTTCCTCTACCTGGCCGGCGTCCTGGCAGGTGGGTGCATGCCTGGGGGGTGCTGCTTTATCGGtcccctgcctggctggggctgcagtCCCCATCACCAGCCCCGGGGAGGGTGCGGGGAGATTCACCCCAAGTTTGCTGGGGATGCAGGGCTTCACTCACCACTTGCTTGGTACCACCCCACACCGGCACAGGCGCTGCCAGCATCACTCgccccagggagggctggggggcaaTGCAGCCCATAATTAATTAATGTGGACTGTAATTAATGAATGCAATGGGGTGTGAGACCCCATGCTGAACCATGCCCATGCCCGCAGGCTCCCTCACCGTCTCCATCACGGACATGCGGGCCCCCCTGGTCGGGGGCTCAGGGGGTGTCTATGCGCTCTGCTCAGCCCACCTTGCCAACGTTGTCATGGTCAGTGCTGCTGGcgtcgggggtgggggggcattGGGGGTGTGGGAGGGTGGGCAGCATGGCGTGACACCGGGGCGGGGGTGGTGTTGGGGAGTGCCATTGTAGGGTGGGCAGAATGGTGTGGTATTGGGTGGGGTGATACTGGGGAGGTGgcactgggggggtgggggggtgccaCTGGGTGGTGTTGGAGAGTGTAGGCAGCATGGTGTGACATTGGGGGCAGTTGCCAGGGGGTGGCTTCAGGGGTGAATGCCGCTGGGTGGAGTTGTAGGGTGGGCAGCATGGTGTGACACggtgggggatgctggggggtgGCACTATGGGGTGGGCACCATTGCAGGGGGGACCACCTTGGGTGGCATCACCCATGGGGTGGGTGCCAGTGGGGACCTGGAGGGGGCTCTATGGGGACAGGGCATAGCTCTGCTTGGGTACACGGGGGTCCCAGTGCTGGAGCATCACCAGTGTCAGCCCATGgtccatctgtctgtccatccGCCCGCAGAACTGGGCCGGGATGCGCTGCCCCTACAAGCTGCTGCGGATGGTGCTGGCGCTGGTGTGCAGTGAGTACCCAGCTGTGCCTGACCCCTGCTGGGGGTCCCTATGGGAGAGGGGCAGGGACGGGGGTGCTGAGCACCTCCTGATGCTTTCTTACAGTGAGCTCAGAGGTGGGTCGTGCCGTCTGGCTCCGTTTCTCCCCACCGCTGCCGGCCTCGggcccccagcccagcttcaTGGCCCATCTGGCAGGGGCCATTGTGGGCATCAGCATGGGGCTGACCATCCTGCGCAGCTACGAGGAGAGCCTGCAGGACCAGTGCGGCTGGTGGGTCCTGCTCCTCTCCTACGgcaccttcctcctcttcgcGGTCTTCTGGAACATTTTCGCCTACGACCTCCTGGGGGCACAGATCCCTCCCCCCCCCtaacacccccccaccccaaccccagccCTTTTTTGGTTGGCCAAGCCCGGTggagggggggggtgtcccGCGCGTgacatggggacaggccacCCCCCCTGCCCGCCTGCCCCCTCGGTGCTAGCAAGCgcgccgccccccccacccaggggctGCGTTCCCCCTCCACCCAAAATGCACCCTGGCAAGCCCCCCCCTTCGCTGTGCCCAGCTCCCACTCCCCCTCAAGGATGCTTCAGCTCTACCCTGGCATTGCCAACCCCCCCACCTGGGGTGCCTGTGGGGCGCGGGATGTGCCCCCCAGGAGGCAGCCAAGCAGGGGGAAACCACCCCCACTTGCTTCTGTATCCTCTTTCCGGGGTGGGGGCCGACTCGTTGCCCCCCAGGACCTGCATTTTCACACCAAGGACTGGTGCCAAAATAggaatgatttatttttctataccaaaataaatataaatgagaGAATACTGTGGGGAGAGCCCAGCAGGAAGGCAAATCAGCTGAGATTGGCACAACTCATTTCAGCAGTGCCCTCGGCGGcgcagccagccccccccccccgtatcCCGGCCCCTCCGCTTTGCTGCCAGCCGccctccccgcggcggggggctcACCCCGGgatgggggcgcgggggggccccCTGCTCCAACCACCTCCCCACCCCGACCTTTTTGgagtataaataaatattttgcacacTGCCGGGGCCTGCGTctctcggggggggggggaaacgggggttttggggtcccccccatctCTGCTTCGTCCCTGCTAGTGCAGTGAGGGTACCGGCGCCGGCCGGCaacgggggggcgcgggggatGGACGGGACACACAGGACTTACTGGAGCAGAAAACCCCGGGATGCGGGAGCCGCGCCCGGCTGGGCGCCGCGGGGCTGGCTgcccgggggggcggggaggaggcgACTGGGTGTGCTGGGATGTGGGTGGCTGCAGCACGGGCGGGGCACtgctcc
It encodes:
- the RHBDL1 gene encoding rhomboid-related protein 1 — translated: MDRSSLLQLIQEQLDPENTGFIGVETFASLVHSHELPLDPAKLDMLVALAQGNDEGQVCYQELVDLISSKRSSSFKRAIANGQRALPRDVLLDETGLGFYKRFVRYVAYEILPCEMDRRWYFYQHRTCPPPVFMAAVTLTQIIVFLCYGARLNKWVLQTYHPEYMKSPLVYHPGHRARAWRFLTYMFMHVGLEQLGFNALLQLMIGVPLEMVHGILRISFLYLAGVLAGSLTVSITDMRAPLVGGSGGVYALCSAHLANVVMNWAGMRCPYKLLRMVLALVCMSSEVGRAVWLRFSPPLPASGPQPSFMAHLAGAIVGISMGLTILRSYEESLQDQCGWWVLLLSYGTFLLFAVFWNIFAYDLLGAQIPPPP